CTGCGCTCGCGGCAAAGAGCACGGTGTGCACGCGCTGCGAGGCAAGGGCCCGCTCAACTATCGTGCAAAATTCTTTTGATGCGTCTATCACAAGTACGCTCACGTCCAATCCCCCTTAGAACATACCCCTTGCCATATCAATACCCGTAGGCCGGATTTTTCGGATCGAAATCAAAGGCAGTAAGCCCGGCATTCAGTTTAACCTTCTCGAAATGATACTCTTCGATAAATTCGTCGTTCCATCCGTAAACCGCTATGCCTGTCGGAATCCGCGTATCCTCGGCAATATAAACGACCACGATGTGGCCGTAGTAACCCTTTGCCGCCGGGAATACGCCCTTGTATATCTCTCTGCCGTCGTCGGAGAGGCCCTCGTATGTTATCACGGCATCGCGGTTTTTCAGATGACGGTTATAATCGTTTCTCAGCACCTTTAGCATGAAACCGAACCCGGAGTCGTATATGGGATGCAAATTGTCCTTCATGGCCAGGGAGCCCTTCGGGTCCAGGGAGGTATTCATGAAGCTCAGCATGCCACCGGTATGCGCGCGTATCTTATTATTGTTGGCGCCCTCGACATATATGACCTCGGTGCCGGCCCTTTTGCCCTCTGTCCACTTAAGATAAAAAGACCCGGGCTTCATGAACTTATATATCGTATTGCGCTCTTCCTTAAGCGTGCCTTTGACCACGACCTTTTTGCGGATGACGGAGGTATAATCGTTTACCGCCGCATACGCCTTCTCCGCTGCCTCGAGGGCGCTGCCGAAGTCGCGCTGCTTATCCGCTGCAACAGGGGCGCCTGGCAGGAGCAAGACGCCAAGCAACAGAGCAGTGATATGTAAAAGAAATCTCTTCATCCCTCTAGCGCTACGCATCATGCCGTCATGTGCACGGCAAAGGCAACAAACCTCTCGATTGCCCTTATGCCCCGTGTCTCGCCCTTATCCACTATGAGCATCATCCCGGCCGTAGCTTCGTAGTCTTTGCCTTCGACTGTCATCACGGCCTTGCCGCTAAGCACGTAGAATATGCCCACCCCGCCCGGATGCGGGGCAATCTGCTGCCCGGGCTCCATGCAGATTAGAGGAATCTTATACTCGGGCTTTACCCTTAAAATCCTCGGGATAAAGGTTTCTGAAAATCCGGTCTTGGCGTTTACATCGATTATTTCCATGAAAAAAACTCCCCTCCGGTGGTCAGACCTTTATTAAAGATATCAAAACAAGACATGATAAGCAACCGCTTTTGAGGGCTTCCTTGGCGCCATTGACAATAGCCGGATTCAGTGCTATTTTAAAAAAAGGGCATTGCAGAGCCGCGCCCAAGGAGGAATTCCATGAAAAAAGCATTCGTACTGGCGCTCATTACAGCGGCATTCGTGCTCACACCGTCCATTGCGCGCTCGGAGGGGTTTGTAGGCGCCTATCTTGGCTTTAACCTTCCAGACGACGCGGACGCAGCCGACATAAGCGGCTTTGGCGCGCCAACCGCATCCCTTGACATGGACCCTGGCATCGGGCTTGGCCTTCACGGAGGCATGTGGTTCGACAAACAAAACCTTCCATACTTAGGGCTCCTGCTCGACTATGACATCCGGGTATCGAACATCAGCGCGGTAAAATACCCGGCTATCACGTTTCCTGCGGAAGCGGGCTTTGTCGTGGCCTCATTCACGGCCAATGCCGCACTGAGGCTTCCCGAGGGCAAGGTAAAACCCTACGCGGGCATTGGCTTCGGTTTCGCCTCAGCTGTCATAGACGACGGCTACGTAACGGTCATCGGCGTGCCCATATACATGACCGGGGATGACGACACCTCCTCCATAACGCAGCTTTTCCTCGGCATCGATATCGAGCTAACGGAGATTGCCTCCATGTTCTTCGAGATAAAGAGAAGCTCCGCTGACTTCGAGTTCCAGGGAGATTGGTGGATAGACATGGAATACAAGTCAACGCAGATATATGGCGGCGTGAACCTTCGGTTCTAAGAAGAACCGATAAGAGCATCGAGAACACGGCCCGGCAGCATATCCCACTCAACCTCCAGACAAATAAAAAGCCCCTGCCTCTTTAGAGGCAGGGGCTTTGATGCTTACTATACGTAAGACGCCGCTATTAATGCACGATACCTGCTGCAGTGCCTGAGAAGGTTGTTGCCGTGTCTATCGTTCCTGCAGCAGCGCCCTCGAAACCTACCGGGCCGGTATAGGCGATGCCGCTTAGCGTACCCATGCCGCCCGTTATGCTTCCTGACCACGTGTTATTAACGACGTTATCCCACGTGTTCACGGTAAACGTCGCTGTCGTGATCTGCGAGCCTGCAAGGCTGACGGTATTGCCTCCGGTAGGCGTCGTTGCATAGGTGCCGGATACGCTATCTGTTGCCCAGATAAGCGGCTTAGCGCCGCTCTGATAAGCAAAGAACTTAACGTCAGTAAGCGTCATGTTAATGTTGCCGTTGCCGCCGCTAAGCGTATCCACGCCGACCTCTGCAAACGGGACATTCAGGGCCGCAAGCGCCGTCTGTCCTGCGCCGCTTGCTACCATCATAAGGTACTGCTGCGTAGTGAAGCCCGTGCCTATGGCAGCAGCCTCGATTGCCCCTATCGTTCCGGCGTCGGCAACACCAACCACCTCGCCTATCATGATTCCCGTGTCGCCTGATACAGTATCGTCCCAATATCCGCGCGCCGTGCCCGCAAATGTCGTTCCATTCCATGATGTGCCGTCTATAAGGATGACGGTTGCATCGGACATAGTA
Above is a genomic segment from Deltaproteobacteria bacterium containing:
- a CDS encoding DUF1571 domain-containing protein produces the protein MKRFLLHITALLLGVLLLPGAPVAADKQRDFGSALEAAEKAYAAVNDYTSVIRKKVVVKGTLKEERNTIYKFMKPGSFYLKWTEGKRAGTEVIYVEGANNNKIRAHTGGMLSFMNTSLDPKGSLAMKDNLHPIYDSGFGFMLKVLRNDYNRHLKNRDAVITYEGLSDDGREIYKGVFPAAKGYYGHIVVVYIAEDTRIPTGIAVYGWNDEFIEEYHFEKVKLNAGLTAFDFDPKNPAYGY
- a CDS encoding cupin domain-containing protein, whose protein sequence is MEIIDVNAKTGFSETFIPRILRVKPEYKIPLICMEPGQQIAPHPGGVGIFYVLSGKAVMTVEGKDYEATAGMMLIVDKGETRGIRAIERFVAFAVHMTA
- a CDS encoding porin family protein; this encodes MKKAFVLALITAAFVLTPSIARSEGFVGAYLGFNLPDDADAADISGFGAPTASLDMDPGIGLGLHGGMWFDKQNLPYLGLLLDYDIRVSNISAVKYPAITFPAEAGFVVASFTANAALRLPEGKVKPYAGIGFGFASAVIDDGYVTVIGVPIYMTGDDDTSSITQLFLGIDIELTEIASMFFEIKRSSADFEFQGDWWIDMEYKSTQIYGGVNLRF